One segment of Fimbriiglobus ruber DNA contains the following:
- a CDS encoding RidA family protein, translating to MKKQFFNPLGLNPTNGFTHVVAATGGKTVYVSGQVSVNEKAEVVGKGDFRAQVEYTFQNLQVALASAGATFGDVVKITYFVVDLKPELVSVIREVRRKYLAPDEPPASTLVGVTTLVVPDWLIEIELIAVIAE from the coding sequence GTGAAAAAACAGTTCTTCAACCCGCTCGGCCTGAATCCGACGAACGGGTTCACGCACGTCGTCGCGGCGACCGGTGGGAAGACGGTCTACGTCTCGGGCCAGGTGAGCGTGAACGAGAAGGCCGAGGTCGTGGGCAAGGGCGACTTCCGAGCCCAGGTGGAGTACACGTTCCAGAACCTTCAAGTCGCGCTCGCCTCTGCCGGGGCCACGTTCGGGGACGTGGTCAAGATCACCTACTTCGTCGTCGACCTGAAACCGGAACTCGTTTCGGTGATCCGCGAGGTCCGGCGGAAATACCTGGCCCCGGACGAACCGCCCGCGAGTACCTTGGTCGGGGTTACGACCCTGGTCGTCCCCGACTGGCTGATCGAGATCGAGCTGATCGCCGTGATCGCCGAATGA
- the ald gene encoding alanine dehydrogenase, with amino-acid sequence MRIGVPKEIKTNENRVAVVPAGAEALVSAGHEVVIETGAGVGSGFANAAYTAVGAKIAETAAAVWAGAEMIMKVKEPVEIEWPHMRAGQLIYTYFHFAADEPLTRAVIASGAIAIAYETVQLPNGELPLLTPMSEVAGRMAVQEGAKYLEKVFGGSGILLAGVPGVAPGKVVIIGGGVVGVNAAKVAAGLGAHVVILDVSLPRLRYLDDILPANVDTAYSNRHNILTAIEHADLVIGAVLVPGTKAPHLVKRADLARMQPGAVIVDVAVDQGGIFETIRPTTHENPTYFVDGILHYGVANMPGGVPRTSTLALTNATLPYALKLVRHGWKAACKADGALRLGLNVVEGKIVYPGVAEAFGIPVTPVEQVL; translated from the coding sequence ATGCGCATCGGCGTCCCGAAAGAGATCAAAACGAACGAGAACCGCGTGGCCGTGGTGCCCGCGGGGGCGGAGGCGCTGGTGTCGGCCGGGCACGAGGTCGTGATCGAGACCGGGGCGGGCGTCGGCAGCGGCTTCGCGAACGCGGCGTACACCGCCGTCGGGGCCAAGATCGCGGAGACGGCCGCGGCCGTTTGGGCCGGCGCCGAAATGATCATGAAGGTCAAGGAGCCGGTCGAAATCGAGTGGCCCCACATGCGGGCCGGCCAGCTCATCTACACGTACTTCCACTTCGCCGCGGACGAACCGCTCACCCGCGCGGTGATCGCGTCCGGCGCGATCGCGATCGCCTACGAGACGGTGCAGCTCCCGAACGGCGAACTCCCGCTGCTCACGCCGATGTCCGAGGTAGCCGGCCGGATGGCCGTGCAGGAGGGGGCCAAGTACCTCGAAAAGGTCTTCGGCGGCAGCGGCATCCTGCTCGCCGGCGTCCCCGGGGTGGCCCCGGGCAAGGTGGTCATCATCGGCGGCGGGGTCGTCGGCGTGAACGCCGCGAAGGTCGCCGCCGGGCTCGGCGCCCACGTCGTCATCCTCGACGTCTCGCTCCCCCGCCTCCGCTACCTCGACGACATCCTGCCGGCCAACGTCGACACGGCCTACTCCAACCGGCACAACATCCTGACCGCGATCGAACACGCCGACCTGGTGATCGGGGCGGTCCTCGTCCCCGGGACCAAGGCGCCCCACCTCGTCAAGCGGGCCGACCTGGCGCGGATGCAGCCGGGGGCCGTCATCGTCGACGTGGCCGTCGACCAGGGCGGCATCTTCGAAACGATCCGGCCGACCACGCACGAAAACCCGACTTACTTCGTCGACGGCATCCTCCACTACGGCGTGGCCAACATGCCCGGCGGCGTCCCCCGGACCTCGACGCTGGCCCTGACCAACGCCACGCTCCCGTACGCCCTCAAGCTCGTCCGCCACGGCTGGAAGGCCGCCTGCAAAGCCGACGGCGCGCTGCGGCTCGGGCTCAACGTGGTGGAAGGCAAGATCGTCTACCCGGGCGTGGCCGAAGCGTTCGGGATTCCGGTGACGCCGGTGGAACAGGTACTCTAA
- a CDS encoding sulfate/molybdate ABC transporter ATP-binding protein produces MSITAKNIWKRFDGKAVLRGVTVEAPTGALVALLGPSGSGKTTLLRIIAGLEVADSGAVQFHDDDITRHSARDRNMGFVFQHYALFRHMTVFENVAFGLRVRRWPEQKVRDRVHELLNLVKLPEMAARYPAQMSGGQRQRIALARALAPEPKVILLDEPFGALDAQVREELRHWLRRFHDQFHVTSIFVTHDQEEAFEVADRVIVMHDGKVEQAGTPAEVFEHPVNEFVMKFLGRVNVFQTLLKDGRVLLGNVEMPVGKGAVVETGSGKADVYVRPHELDIGRTADTGNCIRGKVVHINPAGSVVKVRVHAEDFGLMVNVDISPEKYRSMDLRADDQVFVSPKTAKIFEPDYTI; encoded by the coding sequence ATGAGTATCACGGCAAAAAACATCTGGAAGCGGTTCGACGGCAAAGCCGTGCTGCGGGGCGTGACGGTCGAGGCGCCGACCGGGGCGCTCGTCGCGCTGCTCGGGCCGTCCGGGTCCGGGAAGACGACCCTGCTCCGCATCATCGCCGGGCTCGAAGTCGCGGACTCCGGGGCCGTCCAGTTCCACGACGACGACATCACCCGGCACTCGGCCCGCGACCGGAACATGGGCTTCGTGTTCCAGCACTACGCGCTGTTCCGGCACATGACCGTGTTCGAGAACGTCGCGTTCGGCCTGCGGGTCCGGCGGTGGCCCGAGCAGAAGGTCCGCGACCGCGTCCACGAGCTGCTGAACCTGGTGAAGTTGCCGGAGATGGCCGCCCGGTACCCGGCCCAGATGTCCGGCGGCCAGCGGCAGCGGATCGCGCTGGCGCGGGCGCTCGCCCCGGAGCCGAAGGTGATCCTGCTGGACGAGCCGTTCGGCGCCCTCGACGCCCAGGTCCGCGAGGAACTCCGCCACTGGCTGCGGCGGTTCCACGACCAGTTCCACGTCACCAGCATCTTCGTCACGCACGACCAGGAAGAGGCGTTCGAGGTGGCGGACCGGGTGATCGTCATGCACGACGGCAAGGTCGAGCAGGCCGGGACGCCGGCCGAGGTGTTCGAACACCCGGTCAACGAATTCGTGATGAAGTTCCTCGGCCGGGTGAACGTCTTCCAGACCCTGCTCAAAGACGGCCGGGTGCTGCTCGGGAACGTCGAGATGCCGGTCGGCAAGGGGGCGGTCGTCGAGACCGGGTCCGGGAAGGCGGACGTGTACGTCCGCCCGCACGAGCTCGACATCGGGCGGACGGCCGACACCGGCAACTGCATCCGCGGCAAGGTCGTCCACATCAACCCGGCCGGGTCGGTCGTGAAGGTGCGCGTCCACGCCGAGGACTTCGGTCTGATGGTCAACGTGGACATCAGCCCCGAAAAGTACAGATCGATGGACTTGCGCGCCGACGATCAAGTCTTCGTGTCGCCGAAGACGGCGAAAATCTTCGAGCCGGATTACACGATCTGA